Genomic DNA from Paenibacillus borealis:
TCTGCATCCCGCAGATGACCAGATCCGTAGCTCCAAGCCGTTCAAGCTCCCCCTGAAGTCCGGTGAGGTGAAAAGAATCCGGTGTTGTCTTCCCGATTACCTTCTCCCCTGCCTGAGGTGTGATCCGGCTGCTGATCTCCCAGGTAGGTGTCCCCTTCACAAATTCACCCTCTTCTTCGGTATGCTGGATGTAAATCACCGGAATCCCGGCCGAACGGGCCTTGTCCAGCAGTGAGCTGATCCGCTCCAGAACACCTGCTTCGTCATACAGCTTCATATCGGGATAAGAAAACATCGCCTCTTGAACATCAATGATCAGTAGTGCGGTTGACATCATCAATTCCTCCTCGGCTTGTCTTTTTGTATAGTGTTAGGGTATGACCTGTTATTCTCCTGCCGCAGACCTTCTCCTGCATACCAGCACTAATGCTCCCTAATATTATAACTGATAATTCACTCCGGAAGCTTATCCGAGATCACAAGGATAAAGGTAGCAAGCGGTCCCAGCAGCAATGACAGCAGAAACCAGTTCAATCCGCTCCGGTTTTTCCCTTGGGCAATTCCGGCGTTGATCAGTGCCAGCGTCCCCCACCCGGCGTAATATCCGTTTTCCATTTCAATCCCCCCAATATTTCATCATTCTTTCAAGTATATTACAGCTGGAAATACAGAGGTTTCCGTTGTTGTTGCGAAAATCCGAATTTATACAATGAAAAGGACGTCCGCAATGCGGACGTCCCGTCTCAGGTTTATATCATGGCCAAGCCCTACTTACCGCGTTTATTATGCCAGATCAGCGCATGCAGCTGCGGCAGCACCCGCGCCCGGTTCATCTGCGGGTCGGCAATTACCAGATTGAACAGCCATTCCAGCCGGCCCAGCAGACGGCCTGAAATGTCGCCTTCCTCCGTGACATTGTCGTTGCCCGGCTGAAGAAACAGCGGGACCTCCGGGTACTTGAAATGTACCTTCCGGGCATATTCATAATCCTCCTGGTTAAATACAACCACCTTCAGGCTATGAGCAGCCTTACCATGGTTACCGACTCTAAGCATGATCTCATGCAGCTTATCCCAGTCAGTCTTCATCCCTGAGCTTGGCGGCTTGGGGCTGATCGTCAGCACATCAACATCGTTAAACCAATCCTGCCAACGGCTGCCCTGTGTCTCGATAGCCGCCTGGATACCGCGTTCGTGGAGCAGGGTGATGAATTCGCCTATGGCCTCCCCGATCAGCGCCGGATTGCCTCCGGAGATGGTTACGCAATTGAAATTCTCACCTGCCAGCTCAAGCAGCCCGGCGAGAATCTCCTGGGGTTCCATCATCGTTACTTTATCTTTCGCCGAGCCATCCCAGGTGAAGGCGGAGTCACACCAGCTGCAGCGGTAATCGCAGCCGTAGGTGCGGACGAACATCGTTTTGACGCCAATGACTGCCCCTTCCCCCTGGATGGTCGGGCCGAACATTTCAATAACAGGTATTTTACTCATGGTCGCAGCCTCCGTACAGACGATAAGACGGTCCCTCTTCCGGAATATCTGCAGCCAGCACCTCTGCCCAGGAGGTCGGAGTCTCCCACAGCTTAACCGAGTACACCGGCAATGAAGCCCGCTTCAGCTCATAAGCGATGTATGCTGACATGTTCTCCGCCGTCGTGCGGAACGACAGCAGCGCCACCTTGGAGCCGGTAGCCGTAAGTGTCTCCAATACAGGCTCATTGCCCATGGCCAGAAAAGCATGATCCAGACGGTCGACTACAAGCTGCTTCACGGTCGCTTTGATATCGCTGAAATCGATGACAAACCCCTCATCCGACTGGCCGTGCTCCAAGGACGGAACGCCCTTCAGCACAACTTCCAGCTTGTACGTATGCCCGTGCAGATTGCTGCATTTCCCCTTGTGTCCGATCAGCTGATGGGCAGCATCGAAGGTGAATATTTTGCAGACAGATACTTCACCCTGCATTACAGACCCGCCCCCTGGCGCTCCGCCTCATATTGCTCAAGGCCGCGCTGGCGCAGCAGACATGCCGGGCAGGTGCCGCAGCCGCTGCCGATGATCCCGTTATAGCAGGTCAGTGTCTGCTCGCGGATATAGTCGAAGTACCCAAGCTCATCGGCCATTTTCCAGGTTTCTTTTTTGTCCAGCCACATCAGCGGGGTATGAATCACGAACTCATAATCCATCGACAGATTGAGGGTAACATTCAGTGATTTTACAAACACATCCCGGCAGTCCGGATATCCGCTGAAGTCCGTCTGGCAGACACCGGTGATGATGTTGCTATAGCCCAGCTGTTTGGCCAGAATCGCTGCAAAGGACAGGAACAGCAGGTTCCGCCCATCTACAAATGTGCTCGGGAGCTCCTCCCCTTCACCGGCAGCGATTTCGATATCGTCCCGGGTCAGAGCGTTCGGGGCCAGCTGATTCAGCAGTCCCAGATCCAGAATATGCTGCTTCACCCCAAACTTAGCGGCAATCTCCTTGGCGACTTCAATCTCAGCGGCATGCCGCTGATTATAATTAAAAGTAACAACCTGAACCTCCTGGAACTGCTGCAAAGCCCATACCAGGCAGGTCGTGCTGTCTTGGCCGCCGCTGAAGACGACCAGTGCTTTTTTATTCATCGTAATTCTCTCCTCCTTATTGTTCTGTGTGCGGGGAAACTGCCGGATTAACGGTTATCCACTTTCTCCGGATACAGGTCATGATTCATCAGCCGGTGCTCGGCCATGGCCTCATATTTGGTCCCCGGGCGCCCCCAGTTGCAGTAAGGATCGATGGAAATGCCGCCGCGCGGCGTGAACTTGCCCCAGACTTCGATGTAACGGGGCTCCATCAGCGAGATCAGATCATTCATAATAATGTTGACACAGTCTTCATGGAAATCCCCGTGATTGCGGAAGCTGAACAGATAGAGCTTCAGGGATTTGGATTCAACCATTTTGATATCTGGAATATACGAGATGTACATCACACCGAAATCCGGCTGTCCGGTAACGGGACACAGGCTGGTGAACTCCGGGCAGTTGAATTTGACAAAATAATCACGGCCGGGATGCTTGTTATCGAACGCCTCCAGAATCTCCGGAGCATAGCCGAACTTATACTTCGTACCTTGGTTGCCCAGCAGGGTAACCTCCTGCATTTCCTCTTTCAGTCTGCCTTCTGACATGACAAAAAACCCCTCTCTTTTCCCTAGGCTCAAGGCCTGAACTGGAAAGAAGAACGAGATTCCGAAAACCTGGCTCTACTAAGATGAGACACGCGGCATAACAAGAAATAAGTACAGGCAAATGCCCGTACTCTTTAAGCCCCCGGGTATCCGGTAAGCTGATCCTGCCTCTGGCGGTCTTAGTTTTTTATAGAGGGAGTTTGCGAACCTCTCCTGCGCTTGTGCACGCAGATTTCTTCTTTATGCTTATGACTATACATATGGTGCGTCTTGAACTATACCATGATTGCAGGAGGGTTGACAACCCTCACAGCTGATCCAGAATCAGCGAGCACAGCAGCCCCATGGCAGCAATAAATCCCGTAAGCGGTCCGCCGTCCTCATAGGCTTCAGGCATCATGCTGGAGGAGACCATCGCGATAATTCCGCCCCCGGCAAAAGAAGCAATCAGCGCCTCCGTATATCCGCTTGCATGGTCCATAAACGAATAGCCGGCTCCCGAAGCTGCGGTGGAAATAACCAGAACGCCGAGCCACAGCAGCATAATTTTTCTTTTGCCGTAGCCGTCCTGCTTCAGCCCTGCCGTGCTCGACAACCCTTCCGGAATATTGCTGATAAAAATAGCGATGACCAGCAGCAGACTTACACCTTGGCCGGCAATCAGGCTTGCTCCGATCATGATCGACTCAGGAATAGCATCCAGTACGGTTCCGGCAAAAATAGCCAGGCCGCTGCCGCCTTTACTCTCCGTCTTCCCTGAAGCTCTGGCTGAGCGTTTGCGGCCGGCGCCGCCTTTTCGCGAGATATACCAGTCAAACAGCGTGAATACCAGCGCTCCCGCAGTAAAACCGATGATCGTCGGGGCCAGCCCGCCGTCACTCGCGGAATCCTCCAGCAGCTCATAAGCAGCTGCACCAATCAGTACGCCTGTTCCAAAGGCCATAATGAATCCGATCAGCTTGTTTGGAATGGACAGGAACAACGCCAGCAGTGCCCCGAGTAATACAGCAGAGCCGGAAATGGCTCCCCACATCAATGCACCCCACATTAGGCTCACCTTCCCCGTTTATGTATTGTTAATAGAAGTGCATAGATGTAGTTTACACTCTAATGGGGAACTGCAAACAATGTATCTTCCGGCGGACGGCTGCAGCTCCCCGATTAAAGCGCGAATTTTCTTTTTATGCCATGAAATATTAATACCGTTAATTAATACGATGTGGCGAACCTATGGATTCAATTGCCCGGAAACGGGTAACTTAGAATTAACAATCTCTTACTAACCAAAGGATGGGATCCTATATGGAACAAAACGTACAGAAGCTTATAGATTGGCTGGAGGCGCAGGAACATGCAACCCTGGTAATCAAGAAACAGGAGCTGGATGACCAGGATACTGTCCACTTTAATCTGGAGACTGTAGACTACCGAAACGCCGAGGATGTCCTTGATGAATACCTGGACAGTGCACTGATTCTGCGGGGTTCGGGGAATACCCTGAATGCTGACGGTGAGCTTGTGCCGCTTCCGCAGCCAAATTATGAGATCGCAGTGAGCGGGCTGAAGCTGAATTCAGTAGCAGAAGATAATGTCGAGCTGCAGACGGACAGAGCGAAATATTCGCTGGCCTTGAGCTGAATGAACTAGTACTACCTTAGACACATAAAGGCCATGGGTGAAGCTTACCCATGGCCTTACATACGTCTATTGATTCAAATATAAGAAATTATCAGCTTAATTATACTTCTTCGCCGAGAATCTCAACTTCCGTCTCCAGCTCAACATTGAATTTATCCTTAACTGTTGCACGCACATGCTGAATCAGTCCGATATAATCACTTGCCGTCGCATTATCCGCATTAACGATGAATCCGGCATGCTTGCGCGATACCTCTGCTCCGCCGATGCGGGTCCCCTGCAGTCCGCTCTCCTGAATCAGCTGGCCGGCATAACGGCCCGGCGGCCGCTTGAATACACTGCCGCATGAGGGATATTCCAGCGGCTGTTTGGATTCACGGAGATAGGTCAGCTCATCCATGGAGGACTTGATCGCCGCAGGATCACCCGGCTGAAGCGCAAATCTGGCCTCCAGCACAATATACTCTCCGCTGGCAAAGATGCTTTTGCGGTATCCCCACTGAAGCTGATCGCCCTGCATAATCACGAGCTGTCCGTCCTTGTTGATTACAAGTGCACTTTGCAGCACATCCTTAACCTCACCGCCGTAAGCTCCCGCATTCATATACAGCGCCCCGCCTACCGTTCCGGGAATACCGCAGGCGAACTCCAGACCCGTCAGCTCCTGCTCCAGCGCATACCTCGAAGCGTCGATAATCTTCGCCCCGCACTGCGCGTAGAGCAATCCGTCCCGGATGCCCATTTCCGTCATGTCAGAGGTCTGAAGCACAATGCCGCGGATGCCCCCGTCCCGGATAATGACATTCGAGCCGTTTCCGAGTACCGTAAGCGGTATATGATGATCATGCGCATATGTAGATATTCTCTGAATTTCATCGTAAGTAGCGGGTGCGGCCCAAATATCCGCTCGACCGCCCATGCGGGTATATACCAGATCCTTAAGATTCTCGTGGCGCTTCAGCGAGCCTGCTGTGACCAGCTGCTGCAAGTCCTCATATATGTTGTCAATATTCATTCTTCATGCTCCTAACTCTATGAAAATGATGATCGTGATCATCTGCCTGCCTCACACGTGCATCGCGGCAACCACAACTTTAACAACGAACAGGCTCCCTTGTCAATGACAGGAGCCTGTTTGGAAGCAGCATACAGCATTATTATGTTTCATTATTCCCGATTATAACCTATTTCCCGGCCGCAGCACGCTCTGAACGGAATTCTTCCCTTCTCTCAGCCCGCTCCCCCTCTTTCATCCGGGGACAGGTATAGCAGAGACGGCCGCCTTCAGTCCGGTAATACATACAGCAGCGGTTGCGCATCTGTACAGTCTGCTCCGGATCCGTGAGTGATTCAATCCTCCGCACCTTCACATGAAACGGATTCCGGGGCATCTGGAATACTTCAGCAGACATTTCGTCTTTCAGATAGCCGTAATCTGCTTCAATCCGATTAAGCATCTTAGGATCTGTAAGTCCGGCTGCAAAGGAATCCACATAATAATTGAATTTGGACGGCATCTGTCCCCAGATCTCGCCGAGCGATAGACCGCTCACCTGTGAAATGCTGCGTACCAGCGGCCCGGCAGTTTCTTGATAGAAACGGGCAAATACATCATTACGCCACACTTCCCTGCCCTGTTCTGCCTCAGGCCCCTGCTCCGTCTTCCACTCGTGAAGGGAGAAGGCAATCCGGCAATATCCGTCTGCAGGTATGAGATGAATACTCAAATTCATGAGGCTGAGATCGGGAACGATTGATAATCCTGTAACTGAATACTGAACCGCAAGTGCAAGATTGGACAGATAGCCGCCGAAATATGCAGCAGCCGCTTTATCGTCCAGTGCTTTCATTAGCGGCCCGTAAGTGTCCACAAATGCCCTCATGCCTTGCTCCTGCACCAGATCAATCGCAGCAAAAGAGTGCAGGGCTCCCTCCGGTTCTTCAGGATGAAGATCAAACTTGTTGCCGAATTCCTTAATCAATAGATCGTTCATTGCGCTGCTCCTCTCCGCTCCACTGGCCTGTACAGCTCACACTTACAGTCCGGCTGCCTTGTACGCGGCCAGTTCGTAAGGAAGGCACAGCGGCACTCCGGTACGCGGATCTGGTACAATATCAGCTTCAATGCCGAACACTTCACGCAGGACTCCCGGAGTCATTACATCAACCGGCGCTCCTTCACTGATTACATTGCCGGATTTGATCGCTACCATATGCTGCGCATAACGGGAGGCATGGTTCAAATCATGTACAACCATGATAATTGTCCGGCCTTCTTCCTCGTTCAGCTTCTGCAGCAGCTGCAGTACCTCCAGCTGATGGGCCATATCCAGGAATGTCGTCGGTTCGTCAAGGAATAGAATATCTGTCTGCTGTGCCAAAGCCATTGCAATCCAGGCCCGCTGACGCTGTCCGCCGGAGAGCCGGTCAATCGGACGGTCGTGGAACTCTGTCATGCCGGTAACTTCGATTGCATTAGCGATGATGCTGCGGTCTTCAGGTGTCATTGTGCCGAAGCCCTTCTGATGCGGGTAGCGGCCGTAACCAACCAGCTCAGATACTGTCAGACCGTCAGGTGCAGTAGGATTCTGCGGCAGAATCGCCAGCTGCTTGGCCACCTCTTTGGTGGACAGGTTATGAATGGATTTGCCGTCGAGCATGACGCTGCCGCTCTTCGGCTTCATGATGCGCGCCATCGTCTTCAGGATAGTAGATTTACCTGAGCCGTTCGCTCCAACCAGTGCCGTAATCTTCCCTGTGGGAAGCGACAGGTTCAGCCCCTTTACAATCATCGCCTCTGCGTATCCGATACTCAGCTGTTCTGTATTCAAACGTTCCGACATGATACTCACTCCTTAGAATTATAATTTTTGATGAGAACTTCGCCTATGAATGCCTATATTAAGCCTTCGATTTAGCCAAAAGATATAAAAAGTACGGGGCTCCAATGATCGCCACAACAATACCCGTAGGGATCTCTGTAGGCTGCAGAATCCAGCGTCCGATGGTATCTGCCGTAAGCAGCAGCAGCGCGCCGATCAAAGCAGCAGCCGGCAGCATGATCTGATGCCGCGGGCCTACAAGCCTGCGCGCCAGATGCGGTGCAATCAGTCCAACAAAGCCGATGCCCCCGCTTACCGAGACACAGGCACCTGCGAGAGCAACAGCGGCGGCCAGCAGCAGACGTTCCCGCTCCAGCGGCAGGCCAAGTCCCTTGGAGGTTTCATCCCCCAGGTTCAGTACGTTAAGCACCCGGGCTTTGTAGAATGCGAACGGCAGCAGGGTCAATATCCAGGGGAGCAGTGCCAGCACGAACCGCCAGTCTCCGCCCCAGATTTTGCCGGCCAGCCAGATGGCTACGAACTGATAATTCTGCGGGTCCAGCCTTAATGACAGGATCAGCTGAAAAGCATAAATGCCGGCACCTACGGCAATCCCGATTAGGATAAGCCGTGTAGGCGAGAGTCCGTCTGCTCTCCGGTAGGAGAGGAAGTAGATCAGTGTGGCCGTAAGAGCTGCACCTGCCAGCGCCAGCAGCGGAAGAACAAAGATTGGTGCTGCCGTGGTTGCCGGGACAAATGAGATGAAGATCAGCACTGCAAAACCCGCTCCGGCGTTTATCCCTAAGGTTGAGGGTTCAGCAAGAGCATTGCGCGACAGGCCTTGCAGAATAGATCCGGATACTGCGAAGCCCGCCCCGATGAGCAGTGAGATCACTATACGCGGCAGCCGGAAATCAAACAGAATCAGCTTCTGCTGTTGGGTTCCTTCTCCGAGTAGAGTATGTAGAACATCTAGTGGTGATAAGCGCATGAAGCCGGTATTCATACTGACTATAAAAATAACAACGATAAGTACGCCAAGCAGCGCTAAAATGCTGGCTTCTCTGGTGCGGCGCGCTTTAGCAGAGGGTACTAACATGGTCCTGTTCATTACAGCTCCCCCTTGCGCTTGCTGGCCAGATAGATGAAGAACGGTACACCGATTACAGCAATCAGGGCCCCAATTGGTGTTTCATAAGGCGCATTAATCATTCTCGCAGCGATATCGGCAAAGATAATGAGAATGCTGCCGAGTACAGCCGAGCAAGGAATAATCCAGCGGTAATCCACCCCAACGAGATAACGTGTAATATGCGGAATCATTAATCCGACAAAAGCAATCGGCCCCACCGTCGAGACCGCCGCTCCGGCAAGAATGACCACAATGATCATCCCTGCGGTCTGTACCAGCCGTGTACGCTGTCCCAGTCCTGCGGCAACATCCCGGCCCAGGCTTAACAGCGTGATAGAACGAGAGAGCACCAAAGACCCGATTAATGCTGCAGCGACCCAAGGAAACATAATCTTAAGCTGGGTCCAGTTCGCTCCGCCAATCCCGCCTGCCATCCAGAATGCGATATCCTGGGAGAGGTGGAACAGAATCGCGACGCCCTGGCTGACCGCCAGCAGCATGGCACTGACTGCTGCACCCGCAAGGGTCAGGCGAAGCGGGGTCAGCCCGCTGTGTGACAGCGAACCGATGCCGAAGACCAGCAGTGATGCTACTGCCGCTCCGATGAAGCAGTAGATCATGATATACATGAATGAGAGCGAAGGCGCAAAGGCGAACGCCAATGCCAGGCCGACGCCGGCTCCGGCGTTAAGTCCCAGCAGTCCGGAATCGGCCAGCGGATTGCGGGTCATTCCCTGCATAATCGAACCGGCAACCGCAAAACATGCACCGACCAGCGCTCCGGCCAGAGCCCGGGGAATCCGCAGCTCCCGGATGACCTGGTGCTGCGCCAGCTCCGGATTGAAGCGGAACACAGCTTCCCATACGGTAACCAGCCGGATATCCGCTGCCCCTAACGATACGGATAACATCAGGCCAAAGACGATCGCGGCACTCCCCAGCAGTAGAATGGTGACTGCAGCTACCGGCCGGGACCTGACGGGCTTGTCCCCTGCAGCAGTTGAAGGATTAAGCGTAGAACGTGTGGATGAAACCATAAGCCGTCTCCTAACAGGATTATTACTTGCTTCTAATTGATTATCATTCTCATTATCGCAAATATATGAATATTGTACAAGCAGATAGCACGTAAACTATGCTGTACTCTCTCAATCTTTAATTAATTTAAAAAAAGGTGCAGATCATCGCATCCGGGGATACAATGACCTGCACATTCTCTGCCGGCATAGGCTGATTACCGGCCCGTTAAGCGCCGCTTACTTCACAAGACTGCTCAGGGCATCATCAATTGTTTTAGAGTTAGCTATAGGACCGCTGTACAGCCAGCTGGTTGCTCTGCCAAACTCATGAACATTCCCCGCCTTAACAGCCGGAATCCCCTTCCAGATCGCGCCATCCGTAATTTCAGCAGCATCCGCCCCGTCACTGTTCACAAGGATGATATGATCTGCAGTCAGCTCAGATAATTTCTCAAGTGAAATCGGGTTCCACGTTGCTCTGGACTCTGCAGGAATTTCGGTGACCAGATTCGGGAGCTTCAGTCCAAGATCTCCATACAATACCGCTCCGCTGCTGCGGGTTTCGTCTACAATGAAGAAACTCTTGGAGACCAGCCAGAGAATGGCAACCGACTCATCGCCGATCGCAGCAGAGATTTTGGCTTTAGCATCCGCCGCTTTTTGATCATACGCTGTAATTGCTGCTTCTGCTTCAGGCGTTTTGTTCAATAGCTCGCCGATCTTGAGCAGCGATTTGCGCCAGTCCTTGCTGACTTCGTCGCCGAGTACATACGTAGGTGCAATTTTGTTCAACTGGTCATACAGGCCGTTCTGAACAGTACCTTCCGATTGTACGATGTGGAAGTCCGGTGCGAAGCTGGTTACGGCTTCCAGTGGAAGGTCATAGCTGATGGTTGGAACATCTTTAAGCTCAGCTGTGAGGTATTCCATAGTACCGTTTGTAACGGACCATTGGGCAACCGGAGTCACGCCGAGTGCGACCAGATAATCTTCCAAATAAGAAGCAAGTACACGCTGCGGGTTCGCAGGGATAGTGACTTTATGTCCCATTGCATCAGTTACTGTTTGCTCTACCGCTGGAGCTGTTGTTTCTGCAGGTGCAGTTGTTGCTTC
This window encodes:
- the queE gene encoding 7-carboxy-7-deazaguanine synthase QueE; the protein is MSKIPVIEMFGPTIQGEGAVIGVKTMFVRTYGCDYRCSWCDSAFTWDGSAKDKVTMMEPQEILAGLLELAGENFNCVTISGGNPALIGEAIGEFITLLHERGIQAAIETQGSRWQDWFNDVDVLTISPKPPSSGMKTDWDKLHEIMLRVGNHGKAAHSLKVVVFNQEDYEYARKVHFKYPEVPLFLQPGNDNVTEEGDISGRLLGRLEWLFNLVIADPQMNRARVLPQLHALIWHNKRGK
- a CDS encoding ZIP family metal transporter is translated as MWGALMWGAISGSAVLLGALLALFLSIPNKLIGFIMAFGTGVLIGAAAYELLEDSASDGGLAPTIIGFTAGALVFTLFDWYISRKGGAGRKRSARASGKTESKGGSGLAIFAGTVLDAIPESIMIGASLIAGQGVSLLLVIAIFISNIPEGLSSTAGLKQDGYGKRKIMLLWLGVLVISTAASGAGYSFMDHASGYTEALIASFAGGGIIAMVSSSMMPEAYEDGGPLTGFIAAMGLLCSLILDQL
- the queC gene encoding 7-cyano-7-deazaguanine synthase QueC → MNKKALVVFSGGQDSTTCLVWALQQFQEVQVVTFNYNQRHAAEIEVAKEIAAKFGVKQHILDLGLLNQLAPNALTRDDIEIAAGEGEELPSTFVDGRNLLFLSFAAILAKQLGYSNIITGVCQTDFSGYPDCRDVFVKSLNVTLNLSMDYEFVIHTPLMWLDKKETWKMADELGYFDYIREQTLTCYNGIIGSGCGTCPACLLRQRGLEQYEAERQGAGL
- a CDS encoding cysteine hydrolase family protein, with amino-acid sequence MMSTALLIIDVQEAMFSYPDMKLYDEAGVLERISSLLDKARSAGIPVIYIQHTEEEGEFVKGTPTWEISSRITPQAGEKVIGKTTPDSFHLTGLQGELERLGATDLVICGMQTDYCVNATSRRAHSLGYSSVLVKDAHSTFDNNNLTGEEIVKQHNDALGSGLVTLRSEEEVTFR
- a CDS encoding (2Fe-2S)-binding protein produces the protein MNDLLIKEFGNKFDLHPEEPEGALHSFAAIDLVQEQGMRAFVDTYGPLMKALDDKAAAAYFGGYLSNLALAVQYSVTGLSIVPDLSLMNLSIHLIPADGYCRIAFSLHEWKTEQGPEAEQGREVWRNDVFARFYQETAGPLVRSISQVSGLSLGEIWGQMPSKFNYYVDSFAAGLTDPKMLNRIEADYGYLKDEMSAEVFQMPRNPFHVKVRRIESLTDPEQTVQMRNRCCMYYRTEGGRLCYTCPRMKEGERAERREEFRSERAAAGK
- a CDS encoding FecCD family ABC transporter permease; its protein translation is MLVPSAKARRTREASILALLGVLIVVIFIVSMNTGFMRLSPLDVLHTLLGEGTQQQKLILFDFRLPRIVISLLIGAGFAVSGSILQGLSRNALAEPSTLGINAGAGFAVLIFISFVPATTAAPIFVLPLLALAGAALTATLIYFLSYRRADGLSPTRLILIGIAVGAGIYAFQLILSLRLDPQNYQFVAIWLAGKIWGGDWRFVLALLPWILTLLPFAFYKARVLNVLNLGDETSKGLGLPLERERLLLAAAVALAGACVSVSGGIGFVGLIAPHLARRLVGPRHQIMLPAAALIGALLLLTADTIGRWILQPTEIPTGIVVAIIGAPYFLYLLAKSKA
- a CDS encoding ABC transporter ATP-binding protein; protein product: MSERLNTEQLSIGYAEAMIVKGLNLSLPTGKITALVGANGSGKSTILKTMARIMKPKSGSVMLDGKSIHNLSTKEVAKQLAILPQNPTAPDGLTVSELVGYGRYPHQKGFGTMTPEDRSIIANAIEVTGMTEFHDRPIDRLSGGQRQRAWIAMALAQQTDILFLDEPTTFLDMAHQLEVLQLLQKLNEEEGRTIIMVVHDLNHASRYAQHMVAIKSGNVISEGAPVDVMTPGVLREVFGIEADIVPDPRTGVPLCLPYELAAYKAAGL
- the murB gene encoding UDP-N-acetylmuramate dehydrogenase yields the protein MNIDNIYEDLQQLVTAGSLKRHENLKDLVYTRMGGRADIWAAPATYDEIQRISTYAHDHHIPLTVLGNGSNVIIRDGGIRGIVLQTSDMTEMGIRDGLLYAQCGAKIIDASRYALEQELTGLEFACGIPGTVGGALYMNAGAYGGEVKDVLQSALVINKDGQLVIMQGDQLQWGYRKSIFASGEYIVLEARFALQPGDPAAIKSSMDELTYLRESKQPLEYPSCGSVFKRPPGRYAGQLIQESGLQGTRIGGAEVSRKHAGFIVNADNATASDYIGLIQHVRATVKDKFNVELETEVEILGEEV
- a CDS encoding ABC transporter substrate-binding protein is translated as MFSLNLHRSTSMKLAMAGLMTTTLLLSACGNNNAANNGTAATTAPAATAEATTAPAETTAPAVEQTVTDAMGHKVTIPANPQRVLASYLEDYLVALGVTPVAQWSVTNGTMEYLTAELKDVPTISYDLPLEAVTSFAPDFHIVQSEGTVQNGLYDQLNKIAPTYVLGDEVSKDWRKSLLKIGELLNKTPEAEAAITAYDQKAADAKAKISAAIGDESVAILWLVSKSFFIVDETRSSGAVLYGDLGLKLPNLVTEIPAESRATWNPISLEKLSELTADHIILVNSDGADAAEITDGAIWKGIPAVKAGNVHEFGRATSWLYSGPIANSKTIDDALSSLVK
- a CDS encoding FecCD family ABC transporter permease, which encodes MVSSTRSTLNPSTAAGDKPVRSRPVAAVTILLLGSAAIVFGLMLSVSLGAADIRLVTVWEAVFRFNPELAQHQVIRELRIPRALAGALVGACFAVAGSIMQGMTRNPLADSGLLGLNAGAGVGLALAFAFAPSLSFMYIMIYCFIGAAVASLLVFGIGSLSHSGLTPLRLTLAGAAVSAMLLAVSQGVAILFHLSQDIAFWMAGGIGGANWTQLKIMFPWVAAALIGSLVLSRSITLLSLGRDVAAGLGQRTRLVQTAGMIIVVILAGAAVSTVGPIAFVGLMIPHITRYLVGVDYRWIIPCSAVLGSILIIFADIAARMINAPYETPIGALIAVIGVPFFIYLASKRKGEL
- the queD gene encoding 6-carboxytetrahydropterin synthase QueD, with product MQGEVSVCKIFTFDAAHQLIGHKGKCSNLHGHTYKLEVVLKGVPSLEHGQSDEGFVIDFSDIKATVKQLVVDRLDHAFLAMGNEPVLETLTATGSKVALLSFRTTAENMSAYIAYELKRASLPVYSVKLWETPTSWAEVLAADIPEEGPSYRLYGGCDHE
- the queF gene encoding preQ(1) synthase, with the translated sequence MSEGRLKEEMQEVTLLGNQGTKYKFGYAPEILEAFDNKHPGRDYFVKFNCPEFTSLCPVTGQPDFGVMYISYIPDIKMVESKSLKLYLFSFRNHGDFHEDCVNIIMNDLISLMEPRYIEVWGKFTPRGGISIDPYCNWGRPGTKYEAMAEHRLMNHDLYPEKVDNR